One genomic region from Ruficoccus amylovorans encodes:
- the fabV gene encoding enoyl-ACP reductase FabV encodes MVIKPKIRGFVCITSHPTGCAAHVQEEIDYVASQGSIEGGPKRVLIVGSSTGYGLSSRIVTAFGFGADTVGVFFERPSSNGRPASAGWYNTAAFTQAAEARGLFAGNINGDAFSNEIKQQTIDMIRDKLGQVDLVIYSLASPRRTDPETGEVFKSVLKPVGFPFTAKTLDTDKKQIAEHVIEPATEQEIADTVKVMGGEDWVLWMDALKEAGVLAEGAGTLAYSYIGPEVTHPIYRSGTIGKAKEHLENTAATLTAKGIPAWVAINKAVVTQASSAIPVVPLYISLLFKVMKEKNLHEDCIHQMQRLFAEKFHNGKPETDHEGRIRLDDWEMKTEVQDAVKSLWPTVTSENLEAISDFAGYQTDFLKLFGFGLDGVDYDADVEVDAPLDA; translated from the coding sequence ATGGTCATTAAGCCGAAAATCCGCGGATTCGTTTGCATCACCTCTCACCCCACCGGGTGCGCCGCCCACGTGCAGGAAGAAATCGACTACGTCGCCAGCCAGGGCTCCATCGAGGGCGGCCCCAAGCGCGTGCTCATCGTGGGCTCCTCCACCGGCTACGGACTTTCCTCGCGCATTGTGACGGCCTTCGGCTTCGGAGCGGACACGGTCGGCGTGTTCTTCGAGCGCCCCAGCTCCAACGGCCGCCCCGCCAGCGCCGGGTGGTACAATACCGCCGCCTTCACCCAGGCCGCCGAGGCCCGCGGCCTCTTCGCCGGGAACATCAACGGCGACGCCTTCTCCAATGAGATCAAGCAGCAGACCATCGACATGATCCGCGACAAGCTCGGGCAGGTCGATCTGGTCATTTACAGCCTGGCTTCGCCGCGCCGGACCGACCCCGAGACGGGCGAGGTCTTCAAGTCCGTACTCAAGCCCGTGGGCTTCCCCTTTACTGCCAAGACGCTCGACACCGACAAGAAGCAGATCGCCGAGCATGTCATAGAACCTGCCACCGAGCAGGAAATCGCCGACACCGTGAAGGTCATGGGCGGCGAGGACTGGGTCCTGTGGATGGACGCGCTCAAGGAAGCCGGTGTGCTGGCCGAGGGCGCAGGTACGCTCGCCTATTCCTACATCGGGCCGGAAGTCACCCACCCGATCTACCGCAGCGGCACCATCGGCAAGGCCAAGGAGCACCTTGAAAACACCGCCGCCACCCTGACCGCCAAGGGCATCCCCGCCTGGGTCGCGATCAACAAGGCCGTGGTCACGCAGGCCAGCTCGGCCATCCCCGTGGTCCCGCTCTATATCTCACTGCTCTTCAAGGTGATGAAGGAGAAAAACCTCCACGAAGACTGTATCCACCAGATGCAGCGCCTCTTCGCGGAGAAGTTCCACAACGGCAAGCCCGAGACCGACCACGAAGGCCGCATCCGCCTGGACGACTGGGAAATGAAAACCGAAGTCCAGGACGCGGTGAAAAGCCTCTGGCCCACCGTCACCTCGGAAAACCTGGAAGCCATCTCCGACTTCGCCGGCTACCAGACCGACTTCCTCAAGCTCTTTGGCTTCGGCCTGGACGGGGTCGATTACGACGCCGATGTCGAGGTGGACGCCCCCCTCGACGCCTGA